The Streptomyces sp. DG1A-41 genomic sequence CACCGCCACCGCCAACACGCTCGTGTACACGCCGAACGTGGCGGGCCTGGCCGCCGGAGCGGCCCTGGTCGAGCTGGTGAGCCACCGGCTCGTGCTGGTGGCCCTGGGCTCGGCCCTGCTGGTGACGGCGGCGGCTCTGTTTCAGAACCCGGCGAGAGCGGAGCGGACCGTCACCAGATCGCCGTCGGACGCCAACCCGGCGTGATACAGCCGCAGTTCGGTGGCGCCGAGCCGCCGCGCCTCGGCCGCGTCGGCGGCGAGGGTGCCGGGGCTGCCGCCCATGCCGGAGACGACGGTGAAGTTGGCGGCGATGACCGCGCCCTCCTTGCCCACCCGGGCGAACGGCGTCAGCGTGCCGGTGCCGCCCGCGCAGGGCACGACCACCCCGTCCGCGACGGACAGGATGTGCGCCGGGTCGACTCCCGGGTTCGCACCGACGTGGTACGACACCGGGTCCGCGTGCAGCAGCACCTGGAAGCCGGCGGGCGCGGCCGCCCGGACCGCCGCCACGGCCTGTTCCTGGAGTGTGCGGGCGGTTTCGTCGCGGTACGCGCGCGTGGTGTTCGCGAGGGTCTCGCCGAGGAGCTTCCCGACGCCCGCCCAGCCTCCGTCGGAGGGCGTCACCCCCTGCCACACCGGCTCCAGCGCGGTCCGTACGGCGGCGGCCAGCTCGTCGGCGTCCAGGCCGTGCCGGCCGTAGCCCTCCCGGCAGGACGGGCAGAAGCACAGCGCCATCAGGTACTGCCCGGCGTCGCCGAGGCCGACGCCGCCGGTCTTGTCGTGGGCGTGCAGATGCTGGAGGCCGTACCAGCCGAGGGACTCCAGTTCGGTCCCGCGCGCCCCGGGCCGTACGGCCGCCTCAGCCGCCAGGTCGGTCAGGTACGCGCGCGTGGCGGGCTGGGCGATGCACGGCGCCCAGGGGTAGCGGTCGCCGTAGGCGTTGACGACCGAGGTGTCCGGGTGCTCGGCGCCCAGACGGGAGTTGTGCGCGAGGACGACCCAGGTGTGCACCTGAAGGCCGGCGTCCGCGAGCGAGGCCGCGGCCTCGCCGAAGGCGTCCCCGGGGGCCCAGTCCCCGGCCGCGTAGGGGCGCAGCTCCCGCCCGTCCCAGCGGTCGCCCGCCGGGTACAGCACGGCGGCGTGCTCGGCGGTGACGATGCGGTGGCGCGGATGGCGAGGGGTGAGCGCGCGCGTGGAGTGGTAGGCGGCGGCGAGCGTCACCTGCTCCACGCCGAGCGCGGCGATCCGCGCGGGCGCCTCCGGGTCCCCGTTGACGTCCCAGGGATAGACGAATGCCGACGCCTTCACTTGGCCTCCTCAAGCAGCGCGTAGCCGCGTTCGATCACTTCGGCGAGCTGCTTGACATGATCCTCGGTCGGCTCGTGCAGCGGGGGCCTTACCTCCCCCACGTCCAGTCCGCGCAGCCGTACACCGGCCTTGACGAGGGCGACGGCGTAGCCGCGGCCCCGGGCGCGCAGCTCGACGAAGGGGCGGTAGAAGCCGTCCAGCAGCTTCTCCACGGTGCCCTCGTCGCCGCCGCGGAGCGCCTGGTGGAAGGCGAGGGCGATTTCGGGCGCGAAGCAGAACACGGCGGACGAGTAGAGCGTGACACCGAGGGCGCGGTAGGCGAGCTGGGTCTGTTCGGCGGTCGGCAGGCCGTTGAAGTAGAGGAAGTCGCCGGGGACCTCGGAGCGCACGGCGCTGATGACACGCTGCATGAGGTCGAGGTCGCCGAGCCCGTCCTTGAGGCCGATGATCCCGTCCGTGCGGGCGAGTTCGACGACCGTCTCCGGGGTGAAGACGGCGTTGTCGCGCTGGTAGACGACGACGGGCAGCAAGGTCGCGGCGGCGACCTCCCGGTAGTGCCGCAGCAGCCCTTCCTGCGCGGCGACGACGAGGTACGGCGGCATGGCGAGCAGCCCGTCCGCCCCGGCCGCCTCGGCGAGGCGGGCGTAGCGCACGGCGAGCGCGGTGCCGTACCCGGCGCCCGCGACGACCGGCACCCGCCCCTCGGCCGCCTCGACGGCCACCCGTACGCACCCCTCGAACTCCTCGGGCGTCAGTGCGTGGAACTCGCCGGTGCCGCAGCAGGCGAACACGGCGGCGGCTCCGGCCTCGACCCCGCGGCGCACGTGCGTGCGGTAGGTGTCGAGGTCCACGGAGCCGTCGGGGCCGTAGGCGGTGACCGGGAAGAACAGCGGTCCGCTGGGGATGGCGAGTCGAGCGGCGAGAGGGGCTGACGTCACGGGCTCTCCCGGTTCCATGGCTCTCCCGGTTCCATATTCATGATTACCGTCTACATTTCTGAACGCCTCCACGCTAAAGCGCGCCTCCGCGCCGGTCAAGCTCGCGAACCCGCGACGCACCAGCGGATTCACTCCTTCCGCGGCATACTTGACGGGCTCCACTCCAGATCCTTAGCGTGTCCACGAATATGAATGCTGTGCACTCATGTGCACGGTGGGAGATTCAAGGAGACCGAGGATGCCCGCTCCCCGCACCGTCCTGCTCACCGGCGCCGCCGGCGGCCTCGGCACCCTGATGCGGGATCTGCTCCCGGACTACGGCTACGAGCTGCGCCTGCTCGACATGCGCCCGATCGAGGGCGCGCCGGACGCGATCACCGCCGACCTCTCCGACCGGGACGCCGTGCGCGAGGCGGTCCGCGGCGTCGACGCGATCATCCACCTCGCGGGCATCTCCCTGGAAGCCCCCTTCGAGAAGATCCTCAAGGCGAACATCGAGGGCACCTACCACCTGTACGAGGCCGCCCGCGAGGAGGGCGTCGGCCGGATGGTCTTCGCCTCCTCCAACCACGCCGTCGGCTACACCCCGCGCCCCCAGGGCGACGACCCCCTGATCCCGGTCGACACCCCCCGCCGCCCGGACACCTTCTACGGTTTGTCCAAGTGCTTCGGCGAGGACCTCGCGCAGCTCTACTGGGACAAGCACGGCCTCGAGACGGTCTCGGTGCGGATCGGCTCCTGCTTCCCCGAGCCGACCAGTGTGCGCATGCTCTCGGTGTGGATGAGCCCCGCCGACGGCGCCCGCCTCTTCCACGCGGCCCTGACCGCCGAGCACGTCGGCCACACCGTCGTCCACGGGTCCTCCGCCAACACCCGGCTGTGGTGGGACCTCGGCACCGCCCGGGCACTCGGCTACGAGCCGCAGGACGACTCCGAGCCGTGGGCCGAGAAGCTCATCGCCGAGCAGGGCGAGCTGGACCCGGACAACGAGGCGCACGCCTACCTGGGCGGCCACTTCGTGACGGACCCGCCGGTCTGGCCGTACTGACCGGAAAGAGTCGTCGCACAGGTCGGGCGGGCAGAGAACGGGCCCGCCCCCTCGGGCATCCGGGCACGGGCCTGAAGCGGTCGGACAGCGCCCTCAGGGGCGCGGGGAACCGCGCGACCAGCCACGACGCACCCGCAGGCGACCACGACCGCCCCGTGGCACACCACGCACCACCGGGACCGAACGGGCACACACGGGCAGGATCACTTCCGCAACAGACCTGGTCGCCGCAGAACACCCGCTGTAGAACTTCCCCCATGGCCCACCGAGGGACCGAACGGGCAGTACAGCAGGAAGGCGGGTGACGGCCATGAACAGAACCGCGGAAGAACGCCAGCGCGAGATCGTGCTGGCCGCACGGCGCGCCGGCTCCGTCGATGTCACCGCCCTCGCCGCCCAGCTGGGCGTGGCCAAGGAGACCGTACGGCGGGACCTGCGCGTCCTGGAGGACCACGGACTGCTCCGCCGCACCCATGGCGGCGCCTACCCGGTGGAGAGCGCCGGCTTCGAGACGACGCTCGCCTTCCGCGCCACCAGCCACGTCCCCGAGAAGCGCCGCATCGCGGCCGCGGCCGCCGAACTGCTCGGCGACGCCGAGACCGTCTTCGTCGACGAGGGCTTCACCCCGCAGCTCATCGCCGAGGCACTCCCGCGGGACCGGCCGCTGACCGTGGTCACCGCGTCCCTGCCGGTCGCCGGCGCGCTCGCCGAGGCCGACACCGTGTCCGTCCTGCTGCTGGGCGGCCGGGTCCGCTCCGGCACCCTCGCCACCGTCGACCACTGGACGACGAAGATGCTGGCCGGTTTCGTCGTCGACCTGGCGTACATCGGCGCCAACGGCATCTCCCGCGAACACGGCCTCACCACCCCCGACCCGGCCGTCAGCGAGGTCAAGACCCAGGCGGTCCGGGCCGCCCGCCGCGCGGTCTTCGCGGGCGTGCACACCAAGTTCGGAGCGGTCAGCTTCTGCCGGTTCGCCGAGGTCGGCGCGCTGGAGGCGATCGTGACGTCCACGCTGCTGCCGGCCGCCGAGGCCCACCGCTACTCACTGCTCGGACCGCAGGTCATCCGCGTCTGATCCACCGGCCCCGTCCCCGCAGGGCTCAGCCACGCCCTGTCATGCCCCTTATCTCCCCATAAATCCAGGAGCGATCCATGCGAACCCAGAGCCGACGACGGCCACCGCGAGCCACGCTCGCCGCGGCCGCCGCAGGGACGCTGCTCGCCCCGCTGCTCTCCGGCTGCTGGGTCGGGGCGGGCGGGGCCGGATCCGGCGGCGACGCCATCAACGTCCTGATGGTCAACAACCCGCAGATGGTCGAATTGCAGAAGCTCACCCGCGCCCACTTCACCGAAGAGACCGGCATCAAGGTCAACTTCACCGTCCTGCCCGAGAACGACGTCCGCGACAAGATCAGCCAGGACTTCGCCAACCAGGCCGGCCAGTACGACGTCGCCACGCTGTCCAACTACGAGATACCGATCTACGCCCGCAACGGCTGGCTGCACGAGATGAACGGCTACGTCGCGAAGGACCCGGGCTACGACGAACGGGACATCCTCAAGCCGATGCGCCAGTCCCTCACCGGGGACGACGGCAAGCTCTACGGCCAGCCGTTCTACGGCGAGTCCTCGTTCCTGATGTACCGCAAGGACGTGTTCGAGAAGAAGGGCCTGACGATGCCCGCGCACCCCACCTGGCGGCAGGTGGCGGACCTCGCGGCCAAGGCGGACGGCGCCGAACCGGGCATGAAGGGCATCTGCCTGCGCGGCCTGCCCGGCTGGGGCGAGGTGATGGCCCCCCTGACCACCGTCGTGAACACCTTCGGCGGCACCTGGTTCGACAAGAACTGGAAGGCACGGCTCGACTCCCCTGAGTTCGAGAAGGCGACGAAGTTCTACGTCGACCTGGTCCGCGAGCACGGCGAGTCCGGCGCCGCCCAGTCCGGCTTCGCCGAGTGCCTGAACAACATGACCCAGGGCAAGGTCGCCATGTGGTACGACGCCACCTCCGCGGCCGGATCTTTGGAGGCGGCGAACTCCCCCGTCAAGGGCAAGATCGGCTACGCCCCCGCCCCGGTCGAGAAGACCGAGTCCTCCGGCTGGCTCTACACCTGGGCCTGGGGCATCCAGAAGGCCTCCCGCAACTCCGACGACGCCTGGAAGTTCGTCTCCTGGGCGTCGGGCAAGGAGTACGAGCAGCTGGTCGGCGACCAGATCGGCTGGTCCAACGTCCCGGCCGGCAAGCGGGCGTCGACGTACGCCATCGCCGACTACCGCAAGGAGGCCGCCGCCTTCCAGGAGATGACCAAGGAGGCCATCGAGCAGGCCCGGCCGAACGACCCCGGCGTGCAGCCGCGCCCCGCGCCCGGCATCCAGTTCGTCGGCATCCCCGAGTTCACCGACCTCGGCACCAAGGTCTCGCAGGAGATCAGCGCGGCCATCGCCGGACGCCAG encodes the following:
- a CDS encoding 5-dehydro-4-deoxyglucarate dehydratase; protein product: MTSAPLAARLAIPSGPLFFPVTAYGPDGSVDLDTYRTHVRRGVEAGAAAVFACCGTGEFHALTPEEFEGCVRVAVEAAEGRVPVVAGAGYGTALAVRYARLAEAAGADGLLAMPPYLVVAAQEGLLRHYREVAAATLLPVVVYQRDNAVFTPETVVELARTDGIIGLKDGLGDLDLMQRVISAVRSEVPGDFLYFNGLPTAEQTQLAYRALGVTLYSSAVFCFAPEIALAFHQALRGGDEGTVEKLLDGFYRPFVELRARGRGYAVALVKAGVRLRGLDVGEVRPPLHEPTEDHVKQLAEVIERGYALLEEAK
- a CDS encoding NAD(P)-dependent oxidoreductase — encoded protein: MPAPRTVLLTGAAGGLGTLMRDLLPDYGYELRLLDMRPIEGAPDAITADLSDRDAVREAVRGVDAIIHLAGISLEAPFEKILKANIEGTYHLYEAAREEGVGRMVFASSNHAVGYTPRPQGDDPLIPVDTPRRPDTFYGLSKCFGEDLAQLYWDKHGLETVSVRIGSCFPEPTSVRMLSVWMSPADGARLFHAALTAEHVGHTVVHGSSANTRLWWDLGTARALGYEPQDDSEPWAEKLIAEQGELDPDNEAHAYLGGHFVTDPPVWPY
- a CDS encoding DeoR/GlpR family DNA-binding transcription regulator, encoding MNRTAEERQREIVLAARRAGSVDVTALAAQLGVAKETVRRDLRVLEDHGLLRRTHGGAYPVESAGFETTLAFRATSHVPEKRRIAAAAAELLGDAETVFVDEGFTPQLIAEALPRDRPLTVVTASLPVAGALAEADTVSVLLLGGRVRSGTLATVDHWTTKMLAGFVVDLAYIGANGISREHGLTTPDPAVSEVKTQAVRAARRAVFAGVHTKFGAVSFCRFAEVGALEAIVTSTLLPAAEAHRYSLLGPQVIRV
- a CDS encoding sugar ABC transporter substrate-binding protein; its protein translation is MRTQSRRRPPRATLAAAAAGTLLAPLLSGCWVGAGGAGSGGDAINVLMVNNPQMVELQKLTRAHFTEETGIKVNFTVLPENDVRDKISQDFANQAGQYDVATLSNYEIPIYARNGWLHEMNGYVAKDPGYDERDILKPMRQSLTGDDGKLYGQPFYGESSFLMYRKDVFEKKGLTMPAHPTWRQVADLAAKADGAEPGMKGICLRGLPGWGEVMAPLTTVVNTFGGTWFDKNWKARLDSPEFEKATKFYVDLVREHGESGAAQSGFAECLNNMTQGKVAMWYDATSAAGSLEAANSPVKGKIGYAPAPVEKTESSGWLYTWAWGIQKASRNSDDAWKFVSWASGKEYEQLVGDQIGWSNVPAGKRASTYAIADYRKEAAAFQEMTKEAIEQARPNDPGVQPRPAPGIQFVGIPEFTDLGTKVSQEISAAIAGRQSVESALKKSQALAEKISEEYEGR